Proteins from one Monodelphis domestica isolate mMonDom1 chromosome 6, mMonDom1.pri, whole genome shotgun sequence genomic window:
- the FGL1 gene encoding fibrinogen-like protein 1 — protein MVKWLSVILAVTLMMDWRSWALESCLQEQQRLKDQLRLLEARVKQQQTKIEQLLREQELQLLDRGEEKSFRHVGGKRQYADCSEIFNDGHKLSGFYKIKPMQSPVEFSAYCDMTDGGGWTVVQRRVDGSENFDRNWADYEKGFGNFVQKNGEYWLGNKNLHFLTTQRDYTLKIDLADFEGESRFAQYESFRVGDEQSAYELSFREYSGTAGDALSGSFHPEVQWWASHLRMKFSTRDRDNDNYSGNCAQDDKGGWWYNRCHSANLNGLYYRGAYTGDTDNGIVWYTWHGWWYSLKSVVMKIRPRDFVPNVV, from the exons ATGGTGAAGTGGTTGAGTGTCATCCTTGCAGTGACCTTGATGATGGACTGGAGAAGCTGG GCTCTAGAGAGCTGTCTTCAGGAGCAACAGAGGCTCAAGGACCAACTGAGACTCCTGGAGGCTCGGGTCAAGCAGCAACAGACAAAGATTGAACAGCTCCTTCGGGAACAGGAGCTTCAGTTGCTTgacagaggagaagaaaagagcttCCGCCATGTTGGAGGAAAGAGGCAATATGCAG ACTGTTCAGAGATATTCAATGATGGACACAAGCTCAGTGGTTTCTACAAAATCAAGCCCATGCAAAGCCCGGTGGAGTTCTCGGCTTACTGCGACATGACAGATGGAGGAGGCTGGACAGTGGTTCAAAGGCGTGTGGATGGCTCAGAGAACTTTGACAG gaacTGGGCCGACTATGAGAAAGGTTTTGGAAATTTCGTCCAGAAAAATGGCGAATACTGGCTTGGGAATAAAAATCTCCACTTCCTGACCACCCAAC GAGACTACACTCTGAAGATCGACCTGGCTGACTTCGAAGGAGAGAGCCGTTTCGCCCAGTACGAAAGCTTCCGAGTGGGCGACGAGCAG AGCGCCTACGAGCTGAGCTTCCGGGAGTACTCGGGCACCGCGGGAGACGCCCTGTCGGGGAGCTTCCATCCTGAGGTCCAGTGGTGGGCCAGCCACCTGCGGATGAAGTTCAGCACCAGAGACCGAGATAACGACAACTACTCGGGCAACTGTGCGCAGGACGACAAAGGGGGCTGGTGGTACAACAG GTGCCACTCAGCCAACCTCAACGGTCTGTACTACAGAGGGGCCTACACCGGTGACACGGACAATGGCATCGTTTGGTACACCTGGCATGGCTGGTGGTATTCCCTGAAATCGGTCGTTATGAAGATCAGGCCCCGTGATTTTGTGCCCAATGTCGTCTAA